From one Diprion similis isolate iyDipSimi1 chromosome 7, iyDipSimi1.1, whole genome shotgun sequence genomic stretch:
- the LOC124408132 gene encoding intraflagellar transport protein 22 homolog, which produces MMSNVEQLKIVVVGPVGSGKTTISNFLADATEISSEHRPTKGVRILEFETQSINVRNKFVKAEIELWDCSGDHRFETCWPAVRNKSRGVIFVHNGKSQDYVRELEQLYDYFVNQTGLGPTNCVIFHHDQDNNSVEIPKKMSPKLSRISQVSCNTEEGANKLKVDFHSFLGTLISNLQEHTDQEEMILMRDNILFAA; this is translated from the exons ATGATGAGCAACGTTGAGCAATTGAAGATTGTAGTAGTAGGACCAGTCGGA AGCGGCAAGACtacaatatcaaattttcttgcGGATGCAACAGAAATTTCATCAGAACACAGGCCTACCAAAGGTGTTAGAATCCTTGAATTTGAAACGCAAAGCATCAATGTAAGGAATAAATTTGTCAAAGCTGAAATAGAATTGTGGGATTGCAGTGGAGATCACAG atttgagACCTGTTGGCCAGCCGTAAGAAACAAAAGTCGCGGTGTGATTTTTGTACACAACGGCAAATCGCAGGACTATGTTCGTGAGCTGGAACAATTGTACGATTATTTCGTTAATCAAACTGGGCTTGGTCCAACAAATTGTGTCATCTTTCATCACGATCAAGATAATAACAGTGTCGAAATTCCTAAAAAGATGT CGCCTAAGTTGTCTCGAATATCACAAGTGAGCTGTAATACTGAGGAAGGTgctaataaattaaaagttgattttcattcgtttttggGAACTTTGATCAGCAACTTGCAAGAGCACACAGATCAGGAAGAAATGATTCTTATGCGGGATAA
- the LOC124408131 gene encoding 3'-5' ssDNA/RNA exonuclease TatD: MAENASGSCTESPKASSTAMTQCYENYILVDVGANLTNKKYSRDLDSVIQRAKDAGVKKIMVTGASIRSSKEALRLTRIYPGTLYSTAGVHPHDAKSWEDDETLQELESIASNPECVAIGECGLDYNRDFSDPETQRNVFHKQIELACQLNKPLIIHERSAQSDVLEVLSHYLNRLPPVLVHCFTGTAEEAQLYLDQGFYLGITGYLCKDKSDSGVRQLLEGGQAPLDRILVETDAPFMYPNTRASKLPSHVKDALTERSMTFLHRYCTFQRNEPCALPAIVEMVAAFMRKSPEEVALATAFNGLKLFGLNQ, encoded by the coding sequence ATGGCCGAAAATGCCAGTGGATCTTGCACGGAGTCGCCGAAAGCATCCTCAACGGCGATGACACAATGCTATGAGAACTACATACTCGTTGATGTTGGCGCTAATCTAACAAATAAAAAGTACAGTCGTGACTTAGACAGCGTTATACAGCGGGCAAAGGATGCCGGTGTCAAGAAGATCATGGTCACCGGAGCAAGCATCAGATCCAGCAAAGAGGCACTGAGACTGACGAGAATATACCCAGGTACCTTGTACTCAACGGCAGGAGTTCATCCTCACGATGCCAAGTCCTGGGAGGACGACGAGACGCTGCAAGAGCTCGAAAGTATTGCCAGTAATCCGGAGTGCGTCGCCATTGGGGAATGCGGCCTAGACTACAACCGTGACTTCTCCGACCCTGAGACCCAGCGCAATGTGTTTCACAAGCAAATCGAACTTGCCTGCCAGCTCAACAAGCCATTGATAATCCATGAACGAAGCGCCCAAAGCGATGTACTGGAAGTTTTGAGTCATTACTTGAACAGGTTACCCCCGGTTCTTGTTCACTGTTTCACTGGGACGGCGGAAGAGGCCCAGCTATACCTGGACCAAGGATTTTACCTCGGAATCACTGGTTATCTCTGTAAGGACAAATCAGACAGTGGAGTCAGGCAGCTTTTGGAAGGGGGACAGGCTCCTTTGGACAGAATCCTTGTTGAAACGGATGCTCCTTTTATGTACCCAAATACAAGGGCTAGCAAACTGCCTTCTCACGTCAAAGACGCTTTGACGGAGCGCTCCATGACCTTCCTTCATCGGTACTGCACATTTCAACGTAACGAGCCATGTGCTTTGCCTGCGATAGTTGAAATGGTTGCAGCATTCATGCGCAAGTCGCCGGAGGAAGTTGCCCTAGCCACTGCCTTCAatggtttgaaattatttggacTCAAtcaatga
- the LOC124408127 gene encoding uncharacterized protein LOC124408127 encodes MNKTGRLMFRIHVATSNLRNSLPNRTRFLYTSNTSFSYASYSKDYRSNQQPSIRASDSDAVLQALATVQTTEELFEIVSKYRPLLKIEHSLAAFKILASKQRQESKVDSTIAKKAEFLELCKVLLNDIKSLNVNDAVYILKTLTYIDILNTSLISQSLLQVIRQSLNDLSFNRLVELEYQLEHFESSPLSNALKIAVPLLCEIRLQNNMFDKEDIGDLTYALAFLRNKSDHHEVIENVVGCIRKIPQDMTNSYAIKIFTYMCDLRYFPPGYEELVQNVQQFLVKHMSCVRIHHIKIILSKMYKQVVFHENKIFYNEELIDACGRAVIARNIEFEEGVSILKVMSNMGHAQIRLIDYLAVECFQNPDVLIKCSEISIQALVISLAIADYKPIFWERMQEIVLKILDNNQFKSSDLLLDFAISMAVFDCYNSQVIKEVFSENFLSAKMFKNKSQTRWNLLLLYQSIQTLCSTSVGQSPPEYLLQIAISYNTPSVKKSSLLPALQKAMGGSQFVTSNLRTRLGHYIDHVLIMGKDGYPVALNSLQEAQEYKPVTYIEELPLPPESQLIMVLSLPDHAYSINTHRLKGPWRLLLKTLKKHTGHMIIPISSLMWDNLIDHQKIPYLVQAVSLKCDKVSTSTNI; translated from the exons ATGAACAAAACTGGAAGACTGATGTTCCGGATTCATGTAGCTACCAGTAATCTTAGAAATTCGTTACCAAATAGAACCAGGTTTTTGTACACCTCGAATACTTCGTTCTCTTACGCTTCGTACTCAAAAG ATTACAGATCGAATCAGCAGCCGTCGATTAGAGCCAGCGATAGCGATGCGGTTTTACAGGCCTTAGCCACGGTGCAAACAACAGAAGaactgtttgaaattgttagCAAATATCGTCCgctgttgaaaattgaacacTCGTTAGCAGCTTTCAAGATATTGGCTTCTAAGCAGAGGCAGGAGAGCAAAGTTGATTCGACAATTGCAAAGAAGGCCGAATTTCTTGAGCTTTGTAAAGTTCTGTTAAATGATATCAAATCCTTGAATGTAAACGACGCTGTATACATTTTGAAGACTCTTACATACATTGACATTTTAAACACCAGCTTGATATCTCAATCTCTGCTTCAAGTAATCAGACAATCCCTGAATGATCTTTCCTTTAATCGTCTGGTGGAACTTGAATATCAATTGGAGCATTTCGAGAGCAGTCCATTGTCAAATGCTCTTAAGATCGCGGTGCCATTATTGTGTGAAATTCGACTGCAGAATAATATGTTTGATAAAGAGGATATTGGTGATTTGACATACGCGCTTGCATTTTTACGCAACAAATCTGATCATCATGAAGTGATAGAAAATGTTGTCGGTTGCATACGCAAAATACCACAGGACATGACGAATTCATATGCAATTAAAATATTCACGTATATGTGCGATCTCCGGTATTTTCCACCTGGATATGAAGAACTAGTTCAAAATGTACAACAATTTCTCGTAAAGCATATGAGCTGCGTTCGGATTCatcatattaaaattattctcagCAAAATGTATAAACAAGTGGTATTTCATGAgaataagattttttataatgAGGAGCTTATAGACGCTTGCGGAAGAGCTGTTATTGCCAGAAATATCGAGTTTGAAGAAGGAGTTAGCATACTCAAAGTAATGTCCAATATGGGCCATGCACAAatccgattaatcgattatctTGCTGTTGAATGCTTTCAAAACCCTGATGTTTTGATCAAATGTAGCGAAATTTCTATCCAGGCTTTGGTTATATCCCTGGCTATTGCAGATTACAAGCCTATCTTTTGGGAGAGAATGCAAGAAATCGTATTAAAGATTCTGGACAATAATCAGTTCAAATCGTCAGACTTACTTCTGGATTTTGCCATTAGTATGGCAGTATTCGATTGCTATAACTCACAAGTAATAAAAGAAGtatttagcgaaaatttcctGTCAgcaaaaatgttcaaaaataaatCGCAGACGCGTTGGAATTTATTACTGTTGTATCAAAGCATACAGACACTCTGTTCTACCTCAGTCGGACAATCTCCACCTGAATATCTACTGCAAATTGCCATAAGTTACAATACACCATCTGTCAAAAAATCCTCTTTGTTACCTGCTTTACAAAAAGCTATGGGTGGCTCACAATTTGTTACATCTAATCTAAGGACTAGGCTCGGGCATTATATCG ATCACGTTCTGATAATGGGAAAAGATGGATACCCAGTTGCGTTGAATTCGCTACAAGAGGCACAAGAATACAAACCTGTAACGTACATAGAAGAACTTCCACTTCCTCCTGAAAGCCAACT CATCATGGTGCTCAGTTTGCCTGACCATGCATACAGTATTAATACTCATCGCCTAAAAGGACCTTGGAGATTGCTGCttaaaactttaaaaaaacataCAGGACACATGATTATTCCCATAAGTTCACTAATGTGGGATAATCTTATAGATCACCAGAAAATTCCCTATCTTGTGCAAGCTGTTAGCCTAAAGTGCGACAAAGTATCGACATCAACAAACATTTGA
- the LOC124408126 gene encoding uncharacterized protein LOC124408126: protein MNKTGRLMFRIYVATSNLINSLPNRSRFFYTPNTSLSYASYSKDYRSSHQPSNRANDSDAVSQALATVQTTEELFEIVSKYRPLLKIEHSLAAFKILASKQRQESKVDSTIAKKAEFLKLCRVVVNDSKSLDVNDAVFIFKTLNYLGISNNSWISQSLLEVIRNSLNDLSFLRLVELEHELQEFASSPLSTALKIVVPELCEFRLQNIVVDKKNIVDVASALTLLHNKPGRNKLIANVVSQTRKIGQSRKVSYGVKRFRSLCRHQYHKPGYEEAVQNSQQILIKYMSCVEFDDIHGMVRMMRDRKCLRHKIFRNAELMDAFGNAIIARNEGFSRSTLILYLLQQLNYMHIPLRDYATAECIQNLENLCKYDGQVIMMFVISLASFNYKPTFWNTMQPIILKIIHRDLHNLNNLLRLSIGLAILDCFDTDILELVFSERFLVAAEVEKIPMKLWNLLLLYQSIHTLCSIPVKKSLPKRILENAMKVNETLNIDSSLLPVLERAMGGSQYVIRNLWTKLGHYIEHIVIMRKGGYAVSLNLSSEETNECKPITYIEDLQVPSESQVIIVKPMPVAAYAHNSQHLRGTWILLLKTLEKQTGHAVVPINLTTWNALRDYEKIPHLMQAIRLKCDYMSEAANVS, encoded by the exons ATGAACAAAACTGGAAGACTGATGTTCCGGATTTATGTAGCTACCAGTAATCTTATAAATTCGTTACCAAATAGAAGCAGGTTTTTTTACACCCCGAATACTTCGCTCTCTTACGCTTCATACTCAAAAG ATTACAGATCGAGCCACCAGCCGTCGAATAGAGCCAACGATAGCGATGCGGTTTCACAGGCCTTAGCCACGGTGCAAACAACAGAAGaactgtttgaaattgttagCAAATATCGTCCgctgttgaaaattgaacacTCGTTAGCAGCTTTCAAGATATTGGCTTCTAAGCAGAGGCAGGAGAGCAAAGTTGATTCGACAATTGCAAAGAAGGCGGAATTTCTTAAGCTTTGTAGAGTTGTGGTAAATGATTCCAAATCCCTGGACGTAAATGACGCTGTATTCATTTTCAAGACTCTTAATTACCTTGGTATCTCAAACAACAGCTGGATATCTCAATCTCTGCTTGAAGTAATCAGAAATTCCCTGAATGATCTTTCCTTTCTTCGTCTTGTGGAACTTGAACACGAATTGCAGGAATTTGCAAGCAGTCCGTTGTCAACTGCTCTTAAGATCGTGGTGCCAGAATTGTGTGAATTTCGACTGCAGAATATTGTGGTGGATAAAAAGAATATTGTTGACGTGGCGTCCGCACTTACACTTTTACACAATAAACCTGGTCGTAATAAATTGATAGCAAATGTTGTCAGTCAGACACGCAAAATAGGACAGAGCAGGAAGGTTTCGTATGGAGTTAAAAGATTCCGAAGCCTGTGCAGGCACCAGTATCATAAACCTGGATACGAAGAAGcagttcaaaattcacaaCAAATTCTCATAAAGTATATGAGCTGTGTTGAGTTTGATGATATTCATGGTATGGTCCGCATGATGAGAGATAGGAAATGTCTTaggcataaaatttttcgtaatgCGGAGCTTATGGACGCTTTTGGAAATGCAATCATTGCTAGAAATGAGGGATTTTCAAGAAGTACTCTGATATTGTATTTATTGCAGCAACTCAACTATATGCACATACCATTGAGGGATTATGCCACAGCTGAGTGCATTCAAAACCTAGAGAATTTGTGTAAATATGACGGACAAGTTATCATGATGTTCGTGATAAGCCTCGCTTCCTTCAATTATAAACCAACGTTTTGGAACACCATGCAACCAATCATATTAAAGATCATACATAGAGATCTACATAACTTGAATAATCTTCTACGATTAAGCATCGGTTTAGCAATCTTGGATTGCTTTGACACAGATATTTTAGAGTTAGTGTTCAGTGAAAGGTTCCTTGTAGCCGCAGAAGTGGAAAAGATACCTATGAAACTATggaatttattgttattgtaccAAAGCATTCACACCCTTTGTTCAATCCCAGTAAAAAAATCTCTACCGAAACGTATACTTGAAAATGCCATGAAAGTCAACGAAACTTTAAACATAGATTCTTCTTTATTGCCCGTTTTAGAGAGGGCTATGGGTGGCTCACAGTATGTCATACGTAACCTGTGGACCAAACTTGGGCATTATATTG AACATATCGTTATAATGAGAAAAGGTGGATACGCTGTTTCGCTTAATTTGTCATCTGAAGAGACGAATGAATGCAAGCCTATAACGTACATAGAAGATCTTCAAGTGCCTTCTGAGAGCCAAGT CATTATAGTGAAACCAATGCCTGTCGCGGCATATGCACATAATTCTCAACATCTTCGAGGCACTTGGATTTTGCTATTGAAAACTTTGGAGAAACAAACGGGACACGCGGTTGTTCCGATAAATTTAACGACATGGAATGCTCTCCGAGActacgaaaaaattccacatcTCATGCAAGCTATTCGCCTAAAGTGTGACTATATGTCCGAGGCCGCAAATGTATCATAA